CCGTCATCAGCGTGGCCGAGGCCCGCGGGGTGATCCTGCTCGCCAGCCAGCAAGCCGGCTGCCGCATCGCCGAGTACACCCCCATGGAGGTCAAGCTGACCATCACGGGGTACGGCCGCGCCCAGAAGCCCGAAATCCAGGAGATGGTCCGGGACATGCTCGGTCTCCAGAGCATCCCGCGGCCCGACGACGCGGCCGACGCGCTCGCCTTCGCCCTCACCCACGCCCAGTACCTCGAGGGGCACATGGTTGCGGTCTCAGACCAGGCGGTTCTATAGCATGATCATCCGACTCAAGGGCGAACTCGCCCATGCGGGCCTCGACTACGCCATCCTCGACGTGGGGGGCGTGGGCTACCAGGTCTTCTTGAGCGCCCGGGTGCTCTCGCGGCTGCCGGCCATCGGGCAGCCCTTCACCTGCTTCACCCACCTGGTCCACCGCGAGGACGCCATGCTCCTCTACGGCTTCGCCTCGCTCGAAGAGCGCGAGCTGTTCCTCATGCTGACCTCGGTCAGCGGGGTGGGGACCAAGACCGGGCTGGGGATCCTCTCGGCCATGGACGCGCCCGAGGTGGTCTCGGCGATCGCGATGGGCGACGCCAAGCGGCTCGCCAAGGCGCCCGGGGTCGGCAAGAAGACCGCCGAGCGCATCATCCTCGACCTCAAGGAGAAGCTGACCGCCAAGCGCTCGGCCTACCGGGACATGGCCCCGCTGCCCGGGGGGGCCTCCTACGCGCCGGTCGCCGACGCGTTCGCCGAAGCGGAGCTTGCGCTCTTGAGCCTCGGCTTCGACCCCGACGAGATCGCAGGCACCCTCTCGCGGATCCCCGCGGGCACCTCGGTCGAAGAGGCCATCCGGCAGGCCATCCAGGCCCTCTCCGGTCCCTAGCCGCCTACGACGCCTGGCGGCGCCGGCGCATGACCGTCATGACCAGCCCGATGACCAGCAAGGTGGTCGCCGGGACGAAGGGGTCGCGGTAATAACCCAGACGGTAGAGGATCGCGTAGGCGATCGCGGGCAAAAGCAGCCAGCTCGCCGTATCGAGCAGGGGCCGGCTCTCGAGCCGGGCGAAAAAGGCAGCGTTCCGGCGCATCACCAGGGCGCGCAGCAGCGCCGTCAAGCCGACTGCCGTCAGCAGAACCCCCATCCGCACCAGCGACTCGCTCACCCTCTCCTCCGCTCTTATCACCTGACGACCCTACACCCAGCCATCCTACCATCCGGCGGGTGATGGGGCCGCCAAGGCGCCCGGGGGGCCATTCTCCCGGGAGGATGATACAATTGTTCGAGTAGCATCCCGCCAGGAGGTTCCCGTGGCCATCGTTCCATCTCTCGGCTCCAAAGGCCTTCCCGATCGGCCCAAGCCCGACGCCATCGAGCGCGCCGTCCTCGACCCGGCCCCCGCCGTCGAAGAGACCCCGCTCGAGACCTCGCTGCGCCCCCAGTCCCTCGAGGACTACACGGGGCAGGCGGGCCTCAAGGAGAGCCTGCGGATCGCCATCGACGCGGCCAAGCACCGCAGCGAGCCCCTCGACCACCTCTTGTTCTATGGGCCGCCCGGCCTGGGCAAGACCTCCATCAGCCTGATCATCGCCAAGGAAATGGGGGTCAACATCCGGATCACCTCGGCGCCCGCCCTTGAGCGCCCCCGCGACATCGCGGGCCTCTTGGTCAGCCTCCAACCGGGCGATATCCTGT
Above is a window of bacterium DNA encoding:
- the ruvC gene encoding crossover junction endodeoxyribonuclease RuvC; translation: MRVLGIDPGTATVGYGVVDMDDDYRCALVACGVVTTSSKLPMPERLRIIYDDVSELIATYRPGVVVVEKLFAFRNVTTVISVAEARGVILLASQQAGCRIAEYTPMEVKLTITGYGRAQKPEIQEMVRDMLGLQSIPRPDDAADALAFALTHAQYLEGHMVAVSDQAVL
- the ruvA gene encoding Holliday junction branch migration protein RuvA, with the protein product MIIRLKGELAHAGLDYAILDVGGVGYQVFLSARVLSRLPAIGQPFTCFTHLVHREDAMLLYGFASLEERELFLMLTSVSGVGTKTGLGILSAMDAPEVVSAIAMGDAKRLAKAPGVGKKTAERIILDLKEKLTAKRSAYRDMAPLPGGASYAPVADAFAEAELALLSLGFDPDEIAGTLSRIPAGTSVEEAIRQAIQALSGP